Proteins from one uncultured Anaeromusa sp. genomic window:
- a CDS encoding twin-arginine translocase TatA/TatE family subunit has translation MFNIGLPELFVVLVIVLITFGPAKLPDISRALGKSVRDFKAASDQVKEEVRHTASLTTPIEKEKL, from the coding sequence ATGTTCAACATCGGGTTGCCGGAGCTTTTCGTCGTGCTGGTAATCGTACTGATTACTTTTGGACCTGCTAAGCTGCCGGATATTTCTCGAGCCTTGGGGAAAAGCGTTCGGGATTTTAAAGCCGCCTCGGATCAGGTGAAAGAGGAAGTGCGTCACACTGCTTCCCTGACAACGCCAATAGAAAAAGAAAAACTGTAA
- a CDS encoding radical SAM protein, whose product MIGCTKLLCGTATVSDIVKYGRKTEQLPPQMLQFSSDATPIVVWNSTNRCNLSCQHCYINAEDKEYAGEFSTEEAKAFIDDLASMKVPVLLFSGGEPLVRQDLFELGPYAASKGIRPVISTNGTLITPDMARRIHESGFQYVGISVDGNEEVHDNFRGKKGAFQETIQGIRNSLAAGNKTGIRFTVNRLNFHTLPDVLDIVEREGVPRFCMYHLVYAGRGKEMAELDTTPEQKRQTIELLMERTMDFHKRGIEVEILTTDNHADGIYLLQYLEKHQPERVDEVLQLLEMHGGCSAGQKTSNVDPQGNVHACQFWGHKSLGNVREKKFSEIWRDSQDKFLCSMREKHLHLEGRCGECRYKMFCGGCRIRAEAVTGGNIWAEDPACYLTDWKE is encoded by the coding sequence ATGATTGGATGTACAAAATTATTATGTGGTACGGCAACGGTGTCGGATATTGTTAAATACGGTCGCAAAACAGAGCAGCTGCCGCCGCAGATGCTGCAGTTTTCTTCGGATGCTACGCCGATTGTTGTTTGGAACAGCACAAACCGTTGCAATTTATCTTGTCAGCATTGCTATATTAATGCAGAAGACAAAGAATATGCCGGCGAATTTTCAACAGAGGAAGCCAAAGCCTTTATTGACGATCTGGCTTCCATGAAGGTGCCTGTGCTGCTTTTCTCCGGCGGAGAACCTTTGGTGCGCCAGGATTTGTTTGAATTGGGACCCTATGCCGCCTCCAAAGGTATTCGTCCGGTTATTTCGACGAATGGTACGCTGATCACGCCGGACATGGCTCGGCGCATCCATGAATCTGGCTTTCAATATGTAGGCATCAGCGTGGATGGCAATGAAGAAGTTCATGACAATTTCCGCGGCAAAAAGGGGGCTTTCCAGGAGACGATTCAGGGCATTCGCAATTCGCTGGCTGCGGGCAATAAGACCGGTATTCGTTTTACCGTGAATCGCTTGAATTTCCACACCCTGCCGGATGTTCTGGATATTGTGGAACGCGAGGGAGTGCCGCGCTTTTGCATGTACCACTTGGTGTATGCAGGCCGAGGCAAGGAAATGGCGGAACTCGATACCACGCCCGAACAGAAACGACAGACCATTGAACTATTGATGGAACGGACGATGGATTTTCATAAGCGCGGCATTGAAGTGGAAATCTTGACGACTGATAATCATGCCGACGGTATTTATTTACTGCAGTACTTAGAAAAGCACCAGCCGGAGCGAGTAGACGAAGTGCTGCAACTGCTAGAAATGCATGGCGGCTGTTCAGCCGGTCAGAAAACTTCTAATGTGGACCCTCAGGGCAATGTGCATGCTTGTCAATTCTGGGGCCATAAGTCGCTGGGCAATGTGCGGGAGAAGAAATTCAGCGAGATCTGGCGGGACAGCCAGGACAAGTTCCTGTGTTCCATGCGCGAGAAGCACCTGCACTTGGAAGGCCGCTGCGGCGAGTGCCGTTACAAGATGTTTTGCGGCGGCTGCCGCATTCGGGCGGAAGCCGTGACAGGCGGTAACATTTGGGCGGAGGATCCGGCCTGTTATCTGACGGACTGGAAGGAGTGA
- the nirJ2 gene encoding putative heme d1 biosynthesis radical SAM protein NirJ2: protein MIISWNTTQECNIRCVHCYRDAGSKHAEELDTTEGKKLIEQIAKAGFKILILSGGEPLMRADIYELIRHAKEQGLRPVLGTNGILITPEVAVKLKEAGLARAGISLDSVDAGRHDEFRKWPGAWQGAVDGMAACRAAGLPFQIHTTAMNWNEPEITELTDFAVSAGAAGHHIFFLVPVGRGKDIEDTSLHTEQYESLLGRILDKQQQVEIELKPTCAPQFMRIAKERGMKMRFTKGCLAGTAYCVIIPNGDVHPCPYLPMKVGNVRQTPFDEMWAKSEIFQDLRHQPLKGACGRCGYDDICGGCRARAYYYSDGDYLAEEPWCACGR from the coding sequence ATGATCATTTCATGGAATACGACCCAAGAATGCAACATTCGTTGCGTCCATTGTTACCGGGACGCCGGCTCTAAGCATGCGGAAGAGCTGGATACAACAGAAGGAAAAAAGCTTATTGAGCAAATTGCCAAGGCTGGTTTTAAAATTTTGATTCTTAGCGGCGGCGAACCGTTGATGCGTGCCGATATTTATGAGCTTATCCGCCACGCCAAAGAGCAGGGCCTGCGCCCGGTTCTGGGAACGAACGGCATTTTGATTACGCCGGAAGTGGCGGTGAAGCTCAAAGAGGCTGGTTTGGCCCGAGCCGGGATTAGCTTAGATAGTGTTGATGCTGGAAGGCATGACGAATTTCGCAAATGGCCTGGCGCTTGGCAAGGGGCGGTTGACGGCATGGCTGCCTGCCGCGCTGCAGGCTTGCCGTTTCAAATTCATACTACCGCTATGAATTGGAATGAACCGGAAATTACGGAGCTTACCGATTTCGCGGTAAGCGCAGGAGCTGCGGGACATCACATTTTCTTCCTGGTGCCTGTGGGGCGTGGCAAGGATATTGAAGACACATCCTTGCATACGGAACAATATGAGTCGCTTCTGGGACGGATCTTGGACAAACAGCAGCAGGTGGAGATTGAGTTAAAGCCGACTTGCGCTCCCCAGTTTATGCGCATTGCCAAAGAACGGGGCATGAAGATGCGCTTTACGAAAGGCTGTTTGGCGGGTACGGCTTATTGCGTCATTATCCCCAACGGCGATGTACATCCGTGTCCGTACTTGCCGATGAAAGTGGGCAATGTGCGTCAGACTCCGTTTGATGAAATGTGGGCTAAAAGCGAAATCTTTCAAGATTTACGCCATCAGCCGCTAAAAGGAGCTTGCGGGCGCTGTGGTTATGACGACATCTGCGGCGGCTGCCGTGCTAGAGCCTATTACTATTCCGACGGTGACTATCTGGCGGAAGAACCTTGGTGCGCCTGCGGGAGATAA
- the cybH gene encoding Ni/Fe-hydrogenase, b-type cytochrome subunit, whose amino-acid sequence MTHGTMKPYYLFSPFLRFFHWIMVLAILVLFVTGLYIGDPGYVGTQGIEPTFAVATWFSMETIRFIHFASAFLFMGSFVFRVYGFAINKGDRLFPRPWKLEYWLGMLDVGLHYLLLSPHHRPYLRNHMARAGYATAYLMIFIEIVTGLAMYFMIHPNGWGAFLFGPFVYWLGGEYWLHLLHHYAAWAIMLFSIVHVYMAVRADIIEGGGEISSMISGVKYFHEDPDDLGDIR is encoded by the coding sequence ATGACGCATGGAACGATGAAGCCTTATTATCTGTTCAGTCCTTTTTTGCGGTTTTTTCACTGGATTATGGTGTTGGCGATTTTGGTGCTCTTTGTGACAGGGCTTTACATTGGCGACCCTGGTTATGTGGGAACCCAAGGCATTGAGCCGACTTTTGCCGTAGCGACCTGGTTTTCTATGGAAACCATTCGCTTCATCCATTTTGCTTCAGCATTTTTATTTATGGGCAGCTTTGTTTTTCGTGTTTATGGTTTCGCCATCAACAAAGGGGACCGGTTATTTCCGCGTCCCTGGAAGTTGGAGTATTGGCTGGGCATGTTGGACGTAGGGCTGCATTATTTGCTTCTCTCGCCGCATCACCGGCCTTACTTGCGCAACCACATGGCGAGGGCTGGTTATGCGACTGCCTATTTGATGATTTTTATTGAAATTGTCACAGGGCTGGCCATGTATTTTATGATTCACCCCAATGGTTGGGGCGCATTCTTGTTTGGTCCCTTTGTATACTGGCTGGGTGGAGAGTATTGGCTGCACTTGCTGCATCATTATGCCGCTTGGGCGATTATGCTGTTTTCCATTGTCCATGTGTACATGGCGGTCCGGGCCGATATTATTGAAGGCGGCGGCGAAATTTCAAGCATGATTTCCGGTGTTAAGTACTTCCACGAGGATCCTGATGATTTGGGGGATATCCGCTAA
- a CDS encoding HyaD/HybD family hydrogenase maturation endopeptidase translates to MIWGISAKMNVAEITVLGVGNILLGDEGAGVRAVEQLQLQGELSDSVQLLDGGTLGMELLRFLKGTKRLLLLDAVQGDQEPGTLYCLRNSELEAHLSGAVSVHDLGLKDVLAVLKLLEAPVKEVVLLGLQPQTLAVGMELSAPVAAALPNLVQAACVQVKQWQTEVALHG, encoded by the coding sequence ATGATTTGGGGGATATCCGCTAAGATGAACGTTGCGGAGATAACGGTTTTAGGGGTTGGCAACATTTTGCTCGGCGACGAGGGCGCTGGCGTACGTGCGGTGGAACAACTCCAGTTACAAGGAGAACTGTCGGATTCCGTGCAGCTTCTTGACGGCGGTACGCTGGGTATGGAGTTGCTGCGCTTTTTAAAAGGAACGAAGCGCCTGCTGTTGCTGGATGCTGTCCAAGGCGACCAGGAGCCGGGAACATTGTATTGTTTACGGAACTCTGAGTTAGAGGCTCATCTTAGCGGCGCCGTGTCTGTGCACGATCTGGGTCTCAAGGACGTGTTGGCGGTGCTGAAACTGCTGGAGGCGCCAGTGAAAGAAGTCGTTCTTCTCGGCCTGCAGCCGCAAACGCTGGCTGTGGGCATGGAATTATCGGCGCCTGTGGCGGCGGCGCTGCCGAACTTGGTGCAAGCGGCCTGTGTTCAAGTAAAGCAGTGGCAAACGGAGGTGGCGTTGCATGGCTGA
- a CDS encoding hydrogenase expression/formation C-terminal domain-containing protein, which translates to MAETDQTALAPLAKAVLEEVRQAYAALEEHGRGHTLFLDKLPLTPEERQTILDFLGQGKVSIKIEDALEPAQWRETAFSGIWHGVYCNLQDTPVLETIEIAWYPELAAAQREDVAKDVQRLNTWLNEQGSPT; encoded by the coding sequence ATGGCTGAGACGGATCAAACGGCCTTGGCTCCGCTGGCGAAAGCAGTGCTGGAGGAAGTGCGCCAAGCCTATGCCGCTTTAGAAGAACACGGACGGGGGCATACGTTGTTTTTGGATAAACTTCCCTTAACACCAGAAGAACGTCAAACCATCTTGGACTTTCTGGGGCAGGGGAAGGTGTCCATTAAAATAGAGGATGCTTTAGAACCGGCACAGTGGCGAGAAACGGCTTTTAGCGGTATTTGGCATGGCGTATATTGCAATTTACAAGATACGCCTGTATTGGAGACAATAGAGATTGCTTGGTATCCGGAGCTTGCCGCCGCGCAGCGGGAGGATGTGGCTAAGGATGTCCAGCGGCTTAATACATGGTTGAATGAGCAAGGATCACCGACGTAA
- the aroH gene encoding chorismate mutase: protein MLRGVRGATTVEANTKEEIFEAVLQLLDALTEANGWQEEELGAVIFSSTPEVNAAFPAAAARRFGWNDVALFGAQEIEAEDGVPQCIRVLVLWNTDKAMKELRHVYLRRAVALRQDRKAEAKEQ from the coding sequence ATGTTGCGAGGAGTGCGTGGCGCCACTACGGTGGAAGCTAATACTAAAGAAGAAATTTTTGAAGCGGTGCTGCAATTGCTGGACGCTTTAACAGAGGCTAATGGTTGGCAAGAAGAAGAGCTGGGCGCTGTTATTTTCAGCTCTACCCCAGAGGTCAATGCTGCATTTCCGGCGGCTGCGGCGCGGCGTTTTGGCTGGAATGATGTGGCGCTTTTTGGAGCTCAAGAAATTGAGGCCGAAGACGGCGTGCCCCAATGCATCCGTGTTCTGGTATTGTGGAATACCGACAAGGCGATGAAGGAACTGCGTCATGTGTATTTGCGCAGAGCCGTTGCCTTACGGCAAGATCGCAAGGCGGAGGCGAAAGAGCAATGA
- a CDS encoding glycosyltransferase family 2 protein, producing MISIVVPVFNEEENMEAFYQAICSVMEKLPHSFELIFVDDGSKDATPMVIDRLSQKDSRVRGLILARNFGHQIALSCGLDHAEGDAVVTMDGDLQHPPELLPQLIEQWQNGYEVVQTIRLTTEGVSWVKKMTSSCFYRLMNVVSKVRVREGGSDFRLLDRKVVQTFRRFPERARFIRGMMGAIGYRQTTLDFVAPPRYAGVSKFSPGKMLHFALDGITAYSKLPLRIAFYAGLVFGVVSFALALHVVYIKFLTDEAVPGWATIAASISLLSGVQLMGLGIIGEYVGRIFEEVKQRPLYWLRQEIGQGGKEQQ from the coding sequence ATGATTTCCATTGTAGTTCCTGTTTTCAATGAAGAAGAAAACATGGAAGCTTTTTATCAGGCGATATGCTCGGTTATGGAGAAATTGCCCCATTCTTTTGAGTTGATTTTTGTTGATGACGGCTCGAAAGATGCTACGCCAATGGTTATTGACCGTTTATCGCAGAAAGATTCTCGCGTGCGAGGTTTGATTTTAGCACGTAATTTTGGACATCAGATAGCTTTGAGCTGCGGCTTGGATCATGCAGAGGGAGATGCCGTCGTTACGATGGATGGAGACTTGCAGCATCCTCCGGAATTGCTGCCGCAGTTGATTGAACAATGGCAGAACGGGTACGAGGTAGTGCAGACCATTCGTCTGACGACGGAAGGCGTTTCTTGGGTCAAGAAAATGACATCCTCTTGCTTTTACCGTTTGATGAATGTGGTTTCCAAGGTGCGCGTACGCGAAGGGGGCTCCGACTTTCGTTTGTTGGATCGCAAAGTAGTGCAAACTTTTCGGCGCTTTCCGGAACGGGCTCGGTTTATTCGCGGCATGATGGGCGCTATTGGCTATCGGCAGACGACGTTGGATTTTGTGGCGCCGCCCCGCTATGCAGGGGTTTCTAAGTTTTCGCCAGGGAAAATGCTGCATTTTGCCTTAGATGGCATTACCGCTTATTCGAAGCTGCCTTTGCGTATTGCGTTTTATGCCGGCTTGGTTTTTGGCGTAGTTAGCTTTGCTTTGGCGCTGCATGTTGTTTATATTAAATTTTTGACGGACGAGGCTGTACCTGGTTGGGCCACTATTGCCGCCAGCATTTCTCTTTTGAGCGGCGTACAGCTGATGGGGCTAGGTATTATCGGCGAATATGTGGGACGTATTTTTGAAGAAGTAAAGCAACGTCCGCTTTATTGGCTGCGCCAAGAAATAGGACAGGGTGGCAAAGAACAACAGTAA
- a CDS encoding NlpC/P60 family protein has protein sequence MGQLKRFFVLGMVCFLLSAPGVADASSIREGDIGDDVTAIQQRLQELGFGNSSADGDFGSATRAAVMAFQKANGLEADGIVGSGTYRALMGRDIPVSRSDMGTSMTRRIIQSAMSFRGVPYVFGGTTPYGFDCSGFTRYVFANAGIFLPRMADEQYDAGYSVSNPQPGDLVFFTTYTSGVSHVGIYIGDDRFISATSSRGVRVDSLYDGYWGARYLGAKRVM, from the coding sequence ATGGGGCAATTGAAAAGATTTTTTGTTTTAGGTATGGTTTGCTTTTTGCTCAGCGCACCTGGGGTGGCAGATGCTTCTTCCATTCGCGAAGGAGATATTGGCGATGATGTGACAGCCATTCAGCAACGTTTGCAGGAACTTGGTTTTGGAAATAGTTCAGCTGACGGTGACTTTGGCTCGGCAACAAGAGCCGCTGTCATGGCCTTTCAAAAGGCTAATGGCTTGGAAGCCGATGGAATCGTCGGTTCCGGTACCTATCGGGCGTTAATGGGCAGAGACATTCCCGTAAGTCGTAGTGACATGGGAACGAGCATGACAAGGCGGATTATTCAAAGCGCTATGTCATTCCGTGGAGTTCCTTACGTTTTCGGCGGAACCACTCCCTATGGATTTGACTGCTCGGGCTTTACGCGTTACGTTTTTGCAAATGCCGGCATTTTCTTGCCGCGCATGGCAGATGAACAATATGATGCAGGATATTCGGTTTCGAATCCGCAACCCGGTGACCTTGTCTTTTTCACAACCTATACTTCCGGTGTATCTCATGTGGGCATCTACATAGGCGATGATCGCTTTATTAGCGCGACATCCAGCCGCGGCGTTCGCGTAGACAGCTTGTATGACGGGTATTGGGGAGCGCGTTATTTAGGCGCTAAACGGGTAATGTGA
- a CDS encoding metal ABC transporter substrate-binding protein translates to MSRRSVFIIMLVFLVSAIAGCGMNAKPQEKKLQVVASVYPVQEFVKAVGKDRVEVSLLVPPGTEPHDWEPTAKDLAKIKGSALLVYHGAGLEHWVGAVVKPELLGSAKAVEASNGIALLDAAESESGEEAGHSHGGEAHGAKDPHVWLDPVLAQQEVKTILAALVEVDPAHAGEYEANAAAYLKELQQLHEEYTAALRQTAKKELITSHAAFSYLAKRYQLQQVPVMGLSPDAEPTADKMAEIIRFCKTHQVKYIFFETLVSPKLAEVLSREAGASTLVLNPLEGLTVEEYKAGKSSYLTLMRENLQQLKKALAQ, encoded by the coding sequence GTGTCTCGTCGAAGTGTATTTATCATCATGCTGGTATTTTTGGTAAGCGCTATTGCTGGTTGCGGTATGAATGCAAAACCGCAAGAGAAAAAACTACAAGTAGTGGCATCGGTATATCCAGTGCAAGAATTCGTCAAAGCTGTGGGGAAAGATAGAGTGGAGGTTTCCCTTTTGGTTCCGCCGGGAACAGAGCCTCATGACTGGGAACCGACGGCAAAAGATCTGGCTAAAATCAAAGGCAGCGCACTATTGGTTTACCATGGCGCCGGCTTGGAGCACTGGGTTGGGGCTGTTGTGAAACCAGAACTGTTAGGCTCGGCTAAGGCGGTGGAAGCAAGCAATGGAATTGCTTTGCTGGATGCAGCGGAAAGCGAGTCAGGAGAAGAGGCTGGACATTCTCATGGCGGCGAAGCACATGGCGCAAAAGACCCCCATGTTTGGCTGGACCCGGTGCTGGCGCAGCAAGAAGTGAAAACTATTTTGGCGGCGTTGGTAGAAGTGGATCCGGCCCATGCCGGTGAGTATGAAGCCAATGCGGCGGCGTACCTAAAAGAGCTGCAGCAGCTGCATGAAGAATATACCGCCGCGTTGCGGCAGACTGCTAAAAAAGAGCTGATTACAAGCCATGCAGCTTTTTCTTATTTGGCTAAGCGCTACCAGTTGCAGCAAGTGCCGGTCATGGGACTGTCTCCTGACGCCGAGCCGACAGCTGACAAAATGGCTGAAATTATCCGTTTTTGCAAAACGCATCAAGTGAAGTATATTTTCTTTGAAACCTTGGTGAGTCCTAAATTGGCGGAAGTTTTAAGCCGCGAAGCCGGCGCGTCGACGCTGGTGCTTAATCCGCTGGAAGGACTGACTGTCGAAGAATACAAGGCAGGAAAATCTTCCTATTTGACGCTTATGCGGGAAAACTTGCAACAGCTTAAGAAGGCGTTGGCCCAATAG
- a CDS encoding transcriptional repressor — protein MEKLEEALATLRRQGCRITEQRKAVLQVIAAAGQPMRAVDIWQQVRLKEDDISLDTVYRNLTLLVEQGILLSIGALGKDATSYEWSHDGHHHHIRCVDCGQAVCLDICPVDARLEKEAQSKGYQLLRHSLDLYGRCTNCTRKKAGQEDPV, from the coding sequence ATGGAGAAATTGGAAGAAGCGTTGGCGACGCTGCGTCGCCAGGGCTGTCGGATTACGGAGCAGCGTAAAGCGGTGCTGCAAGTGATTGCTGCAGCGGGGCAGCCGATGCGTGCGGTGGATATTTGGCAGCAGGTGCGTCTTAAAGAAGATGACATAAGTCTAGATACGGTATACCGCAATCTGACGCTGCTGGTGGAGCAGGGTATTTTGCTTTCCATTGGCGCGCTGGGGAAGGATGCGACATCCTACGAGTGGAGCCATGACGGTCACCATCATCATATCCGCTGTGTAGACTGCGGTCAGGCGGTATGTCTGGATATTTGCCCTGTAGATGCGCGGTTGGAAAAAGAAGCGCAAAGCAAAGGATATCAGCTGTTGCGGCATTCGTTGGACCTGTATGGACGCTGCACAAATTGTACTCGTAAAAAAGCCGGGCAGGAGGACCCCGTATGA
- a CDS encoding metal ABC transporter ATP-binding protein, which produces MIRIEHISFSYEADAVLNDVSLAVDSGEFVALVGPNGGGKTTLIRLLAGLGQPSAGGIYIDGKAPRDFLKTGTLAYVPQQYSQNVSGFPMTVRELLQLLPQRRRTAKEVLQIVGLEGIEGKRLEALSGGQLQRVLIARALLTAPKVLLLDEPTSGVDYEASTQIYKLLQKLCRQEALTVVMVSHDVDNAARWTSRVACINKGLCFYGTNEEFASTHIQERHLWYYTG; this is translated from the coding sequence ATGATTCGAATTGAACATATTTCTTTTTCCTATGAAGCCGATGCGGTATTGAACGATGTATCCCTTGCAGTGGACAGTGGTGAATTTGTAGCTTTAGTAGGCCCCAATGGAGGCGGCAAGACGACTTTAATTCGCCTGTTAGCTGGCTTGGGTCAGCCTAGCGCAGGCGGCATTTATATTGACGGCAAAGCGCCGCGTGATTTTTTGAAAACCGGTACCTTAGCCTATGTGCCTCAACAGTACAGCCAAAATGTTTCCGGCTTTCCGATGACGGTGAGAGAGCTTTTGCAGTTGTTGCCGCAGCGGCGGCGGACGGCCAAAGAAGTCTTGCAGATTGTAGGCTTGGAGGGGATTGAAGGGAAGCGTCTGGAGGCCTTGTCCGGAGGACAGCTGCAGCGAGTGCTGATTGCTCGAGCACTTTTAACAGCGCCGAAAGTGCTGTTATTGGATGAACCTACAAGCGGTGTTGATTACGAGGCAAGTACGCAAATTTACAAATTGTTGCAAAAACTTTGCCGCCAAGAAGCCCTGACGGTTGTGATGGTTTCTCATGATGTTGATAATGCAGCCCGCTGGACCAGCAGGGTAGCTTGTATCAATAAGGGGCTGTGCTTTTATGGCACGAACGAGGAATTTGCTTCCACGCACATTCAAGAGCGCCATCTTTGGTATTATACAGGTTGA
- a CDS encoding metal ABC transporter permease, whose product MEAFSYDFMQRALAAGLVIALLCPLIGFFVVVRRQSLIGDGLGHLAFAGVTGASLLGVYPVVGALTVTVLGSLGIEWVRQRHRAHSDMGLAIVFYAGMALAVLFSTMNRMGGNSLLSVLFGSILTVTPEDVWSMVGCGLVVGFLLLRMAPKLLCMAFDEEMAYVSGMPVKRLNCLFSILMAVVVVLGMRIVGILLVSALMIVPVAAALQFRKGFRVTLALAELFALLAVLWGLSVSFYLDMAPGGTIVLCCILLYLAAGLAAKVFCKE is encoded by the coding sequence GTGGAAGCATTTAGTTATGATTTTATGCAGCGCGCTTTGGCGGCAGGCCTTGTGATTGCCTTGCTATGTCCGTTGATTGGCTTTTTTGTGGTGGTTCGCAGACAATCGCTGATTGGGGACGGCTTAGGACATTTGGCTTTTGCCGGCGTTACTGGAGCCTCGCTGCTGGGGGTATATCCGGTAGTCGGCGCTTTGACTGTGACGGTTCTTGGCTCATTGGGCATTGAATGGGTTAGGCAGCGCCATCGAGCGCACAGCGATATGGGCTTAGCCATTGTATTTTACGCCGGTATGGCTTTGGCGGTGCTGTTCAGCACTATGAACCGTATGGGGGGGAACTCGCTTTTAAGCGTTCTTTTTGGCAGCATTCTGACAGTGACGCCGGAAGATGTTTGGAGTATGGTTGGCTGTGGCCTTGTTGTAGGCTTTTTGTTATTGCGTATGGCGCCCAAACTGCTGTGCATGGCCTTTGATGAGGAAATGGCTTATGTATCCGGCATGCCGGTGAAGAGGTTGAACTGTCTGTTTAGTATTTTAATGGCAGTGGTTGTCGTTTTAGGCATGCGCATTGTCGGTATTCTGTTGGTCAGCGCGTTGATGATTGTACCGGTGGCGGCAGCCTTGCAGTTCCGCAAAGGCTTTCGCGTGACGCTGGCTTTGGCGGAATTGTTTGCTCTTCTGGCAGTGCTTTGGGGACTGAGCGTATCCTTTTATCTGGATATGGCTCCCGGAGGAACCATTGTTCTTTGCTGCATTTTGTTGTATTTGGCTGCCGGTTTGGCAGCTAAAGTATTTTGCAAGGAATAG
- a CDS encoding methyl-accepting chemotaxis protein: MHQAAEILNSFCAVAEYIPQLVNHKMGMVVCDRERWIAVNSIEELRKQVCLGEPVKSGSAVQQAMQLKRRVCVHVDKVIYGIPYVAVSMPIYAGDVIVGAVAIHESLETASILLDSAAELQEAAAMMKEVIDKVHEDAQSLAGVGGLLKQLSGEAQKHVKGTDQVLNFIKNVASQTNLLGLNAAIEAARVGELGRGFGVVAEEVRKLAVDSAGSAGQIETILKEIGSSIGKISNEIVRIESLAEQQAQELSGVTDHGKRLIELSVRLNELAGSLNCAEK; the protein is encoded by the coding sequence ATGCATCAGGCTGCAGAAATATTGAACTCCTTTTGCGCGGTAGCTGAGTACATACCACAGCTTGTCAATCATAAAATGGGCATGGTTGTTTGTGATCGGGAGCGTTGGATTGCCGTTAATTCCATCGAAGAACTGCGTAAGCAGGTGTGCTTGGGAGAACCGGTAAAATCTGGATCGGCCGTGCAGCAGGCGATGCAGCTCAAGCGTCGGGTTTGCGTACATGTGGACAAAGTTATTTACGGCATACCCTATGTTGCCGTCAGTATGCCGATTTATGCTGGCGACGTGATTGTAGGAGCCGTGGCTATTCATGAATCTTTGGAGACGGCGTCCATCTTGTTGGACTCAGCGGCGGAGCTGCAAGAAGCGGCTGCTATGATGAAAGAGGTTATCGACAAGGTGCATGAAGACGCCCAATCGCTGGCTGGCGTCGGGGGCCTTTTAAAGCAGTTGTCAGGGGAAGCGCAAAAACATGTTAAAGGGACGGATCAAGTATTAAACTTTATCAAGAACGTCGCCAGCCAAACTAATTTGCTGGGTTTGAATGCCGCCATTGAAGCGGCGCGAGTTGGCGAATTGGGGCGAGGCTTTGGGGTCGTAGCGGAAGAAGTGCGCAAATTGGCTGTGGATAGTGCTGGTTCGGCAGGACAAATTGAGACCATTTTAAAAGAAATTGGCAGCAGTATCGGCAAGATCAGCAATGAAATTGTACGAATTGAGTCGCTGGCGGAGCAGCAGGCGCAGGAGCTTTCCGGCGTTACCGATCATGGCAAGCGTCTCATAGAGCTGTCGGTGCGTTTGAACGAGCTGGCTGGAAGTTTGAATTGTGCGGAAAAATAG